The genomic segment ATTTCACTGGGTTTCAAGAAAATGCACTTCGTTTTCTCTTTGTGGAAAGATGTTGATTTGGATACCTATAGATTTTAAGATCAAGTCTTGAATAATTGGTGGGGGGTTTTGCCATAGATTCTAAGATCTTGtccttttaattaaatttttgcgCTGTCTACGAGTGTATATATTGACGGATGTGATACGTGATCAATTGTTTAATACTTTTGAGTTTCAACACTAAAGAAAAATGCCATTCAAGTGTACTTTAAGAGAGTGCCTCACTGGAAAAAATCGCGTAGATGAAAAAGGAAAGCAACAAACTGAGCAAAAGAGACCGATAGGCCTTAGAAGTCACCATGTTACCCCGGAGGAATCATCGTATTCTTATCCATTTGTACAACAAAGTCCATGGGCAAACGTGCCCCCCGAGTTGCTTCACGATATTATCGTCAGAGTAGATGCCAATGAGACCACTTGGCCGGCTAGAAGGGCCGTGATTTCTTGTGCAGCAGTCTGTAAATCGTGGAGGGAAATAACTATGGAGGCCATTAGGACTCCGGAGGAGTGTGGTTTACTCACCTTTCCCAAGTCACTCAAGCAGGTAGTTTGACTTATTTGAATCAATGGTTGGTGGGTGATTTATGGTAACTTTGTAATAGTTTCTTGAAATTATGTGTTAGCCGGGACCAAGAGATTCTCCAATCCAATGCTTTATCAGAAGGGAAAGGGCGACTTCAACATATCGATTGTACCTTGGTTTGAGCCCCGGTGCGATCTACTGTACTAACCgtgcatttttattttattaagtgaCAAGTTCGCATTCATATTTTAGGGCAAATTCTTGTTTACTGAATTTTTTTAGATTCATTTCAGCTCTTATTTCGGGGGATGCAAGTAAATTTTTGTTGGGTGCAAAAAGGATCCGGAAAGTAACAAAAACAGATTTTCCAATTTCGATGTCCGCAGATGATTTTTCTCGGAGCAGTAACAGCTATTTAGGGAATCTGAGGTTCCTTTCAGTTCTCGTTCTTCTCATGTCCGACGAATTAGTTTTTGGCGTTGTCATAAAACATATTGCTTCTTGTAACAGGTCCAACTTTTTTGGTTCCAAGTTTTTTATTTACGACTGTCTAACTCTATCCAACTCCGAAATCCCGTCTAATGGTCGGTCTCGAAAAAGAATTTCGACAAAGAAAGTATCGCCAAGGTTTTGCAACATTAAAGTGGCTACTATATCATATGAGCTCAACGTTCTTCGTACTAGAGGGCCAAGACGAATGCATTGCACCATTCACACGATCCCAGTTACAGAAATTTCTACTACCAGTTTTCATGAATCAAAGGAATCAATTGGTGAAGCTACAGAACCACTGGTTTTAAGAAAGAAAACACCAAGATGGCATGAACAACTGCAGTGTTGGTGCTTGAACTTCAGAGGGCGCGTAACTGTGGCTTCTGTCAAGAACTTTCAGCTTGTTGCTGCTGTTGAATCTTCACAGAATGTTCCAGTTTCCGAACAAGAGAAAGTGATCTTGCAATTTGGCAAAATAGGGAAAGATATATTTACAATGGATTATCAATATCCCCTTTCCGCCTTTCAGGACTTTGCAATCTGTTTAAGCAGCTTTGATACAAAACCAGCATGCGAGTAGCTACTATGTTGAAACCATGGGGTGTAATGTTTTTTCCTCTTGGAGTGAGTTATTTGTAGATAtttatgtagaacccgtaatttaGACTACctataaatgattttatttcacgaggatttaaatgattttccttaagttaattatttcatgcagcagtttgatttttatcatttcagttaattcagtgaggtcggactggagttggagtttagagataaaatttaagattcagaaaacatttccagaatttattttagctagcaagtaagttcatttaagttaaaaagaaagTTTGGGGatttatttaagttacttgaggtgagtagaaaataaattcatttaagttccataattaaggggttagttcagtaaattaattaaagaatagGTAAGGCatttaagggttataaatttactaactaatcaacatttcccttcatttttattGTAATATTGACGGCCCCCTTAGTAGATTAAGCAATACCTTGCCAACTCACCCTTTGACTCATTCTTTGTCACTCCTTAGCATGGTTATCTTTTcatccttaattaattaattaatgagcatTATATTAGTCTAGATTAGCAAGGATTATCGACCACCTCTTTCTAGATCCATCCAAGAAGCTATTTGATATTAAGTAattcaaaaattcaaaaaaagagtagacttggtcttgatatcTTTCCCTATATTTTTGCACCCATTCTCCTCTTTCGCCCCTCTCTTTTTACAGCATGTATGGTTCGGTTTGGGtggtttggtgtggatcttggttggcctatggcccttagccacggttcataccataccccaagatatctagatcgtgccatggtcaatcaaatggccactggaacgagacGAGAGAGCAAGCGAAGCACAACACCACACACGCATGCAAGgtgttctcggttggagtttTTCTGGTGTTTGCTGAATGGTGCGAATTGTGACTGGTCTAGGgaccatagccatggttcaaatcattccttaggatgttggtaagaggttctggtcggtggttcaagccccaatggccattagcctcgcaaacgacacaAGCAACCcaagcgcagctgctggaatttatGGACAGCAGCTTGCTGCGTCGGttcggtggctcgttcgagttctcggttggcttttagcctatggccttggactggacagtgcctcattgagttggaaaggtcatgtttttgaccgtttgtcattcggatcatttttgaggtcgtacgagaatttacggtgccatgtgccaaattgactctcgaaagagcgtttcatgttttggcctccattcacctagatttcggccctcaccattttaggagcattattttatcattctaggtgtattttaatcatgattacatgatggttcagtgttggttcgggttggttcggagtcatgattaaatacgaagtcggtaggcataattgtcacatttttgaaggtcccataaatctattgcatagtttggtcccataaatctattgaatatttttcatggcatatttaggttgcagcgagcctgggagcgatccaatccaatcagtaAATGGGTAcatgatatttaattcagttatttcattatattacgtgcataaactacaaattttgagatttatgcgatattgcttgtggtcactttactatcagtcTTAAATCCgctccccagtatcggtccggtcaccagttaccggttagttcagTTATTTCACtcagtactgtggcagtagtctgatcagacgtaaatccgatccacagtatcggtccggtccccagtatcggtcagctcagcTGCGGCGTGCATAAGTATGCCGTTAATACAATTATACGCAGCGTAcaatgtacgccgttaatatTCATAGAAcactaaaattagcgacggtttttgaaaaattaacgACGACAACGTCGCTAATTTAGCGACGATAtacaaatttagcgacggttgttaacCGCCGCTACATTTTTCGACGGTTCAAAAAACCTCGCTAATTTTTTAGTTATAATAAAAAAAGTcacatttataatttaataatttttaaaaaaacttacaaTCTGACTGTGATAACAATACTcatgatcttaactaacacttaaaaaattaaccaaaaattgAAGCGAAAATACGTaccctaaatcgaaactaaaatcgtctaagagagaaattttaagtgttgttgTGGTGTGGAGGAAAATGGATTGAAAATGCGGATATTTATAGATAAATTGCGACGGGTTTTGCTTTAGCAACGATTTcaaa from the Primulina eburnea isolate SZY01 chromosome 3, ASM2296580v1, whole genome shotgun sequence genome contains:
- the LOC140827330 gene encoding tubby-like F-box protein 2 isoform X1; the protein is MPFKCTLRECLTGKNRVDEKGKQQTEQKRPIGLRSHHVTPEESSYSYPFVQQSPWANVPPELLHDIIVRVDANETTWPARRAVISCAAVCKSWREITMEAIRTPEECGLLTFPKSLKQPGPRDSPIQCFIRRERATSTYRLYLGLSPALISGDASKFLLGAKRIRKVTKTDFPISMSADDFSRSSNSYLGNLRFLSVLVLLMSDELVFGVVIKHIASCNRSNFFGSKFFIYDCLTLSNSEIPSNGRSRKRISTKKVSPRFCNIKVATISYELNVLRTRGPRRMHCTIHTIPVTEISTTSFHESKESIGEATEPLVLRKKTPRWHEQLQCWCLNFRGRVTVASVKNFQLVAAVESSQNVPVSEQEKVILQFGKIGKDIFTMDYQYPLSAFQDFAICLSSFDTKPACE
- the LOC140827330 gene encoding tubby-like F-box protein 2 isoform X2, which translates into the protein MPFKCTLRECLTGKNRVDEKGKQQTEQKRPIGLRSHHVTPEESSYSYPFVQQSPWANVPPELLHDIIVRVDANETTWPARRAVISCAAVCKSWREITMEAIRTPEECGLLTFPKSLKQPGPRDSPIQCFIRRERATSTYRLYLGLSPALISGDASKFLLGAKRIRKVTKTDFPISMSADDFSRSSNSYLGNLRSNFFGSKFFIYDCLTLSNSEIPSNGRSRKRISTKKVSPRFCNIKVATISYELNVLRTRGPRRMHCTIHTIPVTEISTTSFHESKESIGEATEPLVLRKKTPRWHEQLQCWCLNFRGRVTVASVKNFQLVAAVESSQNVPVSEQEKVILQFGKIGKDIFTMDYQYPLSAFQDFAICLSSFDTKPACE